The following are from one region of the Bradyrhizobium sediminis genome:
- a CDS encoding ABC transporter ATP-binding protein, with the protein MAPIISVANLSKTYSSGFKALNGINLEINRGEIFALLGPNGAGKTTLISIVCGIANPSEGRVSVGGHDINADYRAARSLIGLVPQELHTDAFETVWATVSFSRGLFGKPKNSAHIEKVLKDLSLWDKKDSKIVTLSGGMKRRVMIAKALSHEPQVLFLDEPTAGVDVELRKGMWEVVRALQASGVTIILTTHYIEEAEEMADRIGVINKGEIILVEDKADLMQKLGKKELKLHLQAKLDVIPASLAAYNLELSDDGRAVTYDYDTKGDRTGITSLLSDLRSAGIRISDLDTRQSSLEDIFVSLVRAP; encoded by the coding sequence ATGGCTCCCATCATATCTGTTGCAAATTTGTCGAAGACCTACAGCTCCGGTTTCAAGGCGCTGAACGGCATCAACCTCGAGATCAATCGCGGCGAGATTTTTGCCCTGCTGGGACCGAACGGCGCCGGCAAGACCACGCTGATCAGCATCGTCTGCGGCATCGCCAATCCGAGCGAAGGCCGCGTCAGCGTCGGCGGCCATGACATCAACGCCGATTATCGCGCCGCGCGCTCGCTGATCGGGCTGGTACCGCAGGAACTGCACACCGACGCGTTTGAGACGGTGTGGGCGACCGTGAGCTTCAGCCGCGGCCTGTTCGGCAAGCCGAAAAACTCCGCCCATATCGAAAAGGTGCTGAAGGACCTGTCGCTGTGGGACAAGAAGGATTCCAAGATCGTCACGCTGTCCGGCGGCATGAAACGCCGCGTGATGATCGCGAAAGCGCTGTCGCACGAGCCGCAGGTCCTGTTTCTCGACGAGCCGACCGCGGGCGTCGACGTCGAATTGCGCAAGGGCATGTGGGAGGTGGTACGGGCGCTGCAGGCGTCGGGTGTCACCATCATCCTCACCACGCATTACATCGAAGAGGCCGAGGAGATGGCCGACCGGATCGGCGTCATCAACAAGGGCGAAATCATCCTGGTCGAGGACAAGGCCGACCTGATGCAAAAGCTCGGCAAGAAAGAGTTGAAGCTGCACCTGCAGGCCAAACTCGATGTGATCCCCGCCAGCCTTGCCGCCTATAACCTCGAACTGTCGGACGATGGCCGCGCCGTGACCTACGACTACGACACCAAGGGCGATCGCACCGGCATTACCAGCCTGCTCAGCGACCTCCGGAGCGCCGGTATCCGCATCTCGGATCTCGATACCAGGCAGAGTTCGCTGGAAGACATCTTCGTCAGTCTGGTGAGGGCGCCATGA
- a CDS encoding spermidine synthase — translation MILSEPSVVAGQPSIARNRLVLVVYTAAIFVSALLLFSVQPLFTKMVLPRLGGSPAVWSVAMVFFQSLLLGGYAYAHYLMQIRNRTVPVAIHFALLVLALLSLPLSIAGGWGEPPTSGYAVWLLGLFAVSIGLPFFALAANNPLLQAWFVRTGHPNGPDPYFLYASSNIGSFLALLTYPVLLEPMFTLRMQNLIWTGGYGLLILLIAACAVLMLRSPVMAAADIRAEDTHSPAPPRILRARWIFLAAVPSGLLIAVTAHISTDVAAAPLLWVLPLSLYLLTWVLVFQSRPLLPHKWMLMLQPLAIAGVIVLLAFGGEQNLLLTLGGHQLCFFVIAMACHGELARTRPAAKYLTGFYVALSFGGMVGGLFAGLIAPFTFSWIAEYPILLALAALCRPSGGNERLPRWSQWYWPFLAALAVALILPAFYTGKMFTWLDEHRVWVIGAVGVLSALLALGLNANRWKIFATVVVALVLLRAYPSDDGRVETVRSFFGVHKIVVTPNGQYHVLMHGTTIHGAEKFQNDDGTPVTGRPEPITYYHKDGGIGQAIAAVRERKGAPLRAAVIGLGSGTLTCASEPGENWKFFEIDQSMVDTAKDPKYFTYIQKCEPDLKPVIGDARLTFAREPDGIYDLIVIDAYSSDAIPIHLATEEAMKIYKDKLAPQGAVVMHVSNRHLELSSVVVGIADANDLKSWVYNEDSGRDNEYIFSTSVVVSAREDADVGKLASSEDWALEEADEQQRVWTDDYSNVLGAVWRRLKNGEE, via the coding sequence ATGATTCTGTCCGAGCCGTCCGTCGTCGCGGGCCAGCCGTCCATTGCCCGTAACCGGCTGGTCCTGGTGGTCTATACCGCCGCGATCTTCGTCAGCGCGCTGCTGCTGTTCTCGGTGCAGCCGCTGTTCACCAAGATGGTGCTGCCGCGGCTCGGCGGCTCGCCGGCGGTGTGGTCGGTGGCGATGGTGTTCTTTCAGTCGCTGCTGCTCGGCGGCTATGCCTATGCGCATTACCTGATGCAGATCCGCAACCGGACCGTTCCGGTGGCGATCCATTTCGCCTTGCTGGTGCTCGCGCTGCTGTCGCTGCCGCTGTCGATCGCGGGCGGGTGGGGCGAGCCGCCGACCTCGGGCTATGCAGTGTGGCTGCTCGGCCTGTTCGCGGTATCGATCGGGCTGCCGTTCTTCGCACTCGCCGCCAACAATCCGCTGCTGCAGGCCTGGTTCGTGCGCACCGGCCATCCCAACGGCCCCGATCCCTACTTCCTCTATGCCTCCTCGAATATTGGCAGTTTCCTGGCGCTGTTGACCTATCCGGTGCTGCTGGAGCCGATGTTCACGCTGCGCATGCAGAACCTGATCTGGACCGGCGGCTATGGCCTGCTGATCCTGCTGATCGCGGCTTGCGCCGTATTGATGCTGCGCTCGCCGGTCATGGCCGCGGCCGATATCCGCGCCGAGGACACCCACTCGCCGGCGCCGCCCCGGATCCTGCGCGCGCGCTGGATCTTTCTCGCCGCTGTCCCCTCGGGGCTGCTGATCGCGGTGACCGCGCATATCTCCACCGACGTCGCCGCCGCGCCGCTTCTGTGGGTGCTACCGCTGTCGCTGTATCTCTTGACCTGGGTGCTGGTGTTCCAGTCGCGCCCGCTGCTGCCGCATAAATGGATGCTGATGCTGCAACCGCTGGCGATTGCGGGCGTGATCGTGCTGCTCGCCTTCGGCGGCGAGCAGAACCTGCTGCTGACGCTCGGCGGTCATCAGTTGTGTTTCTTCGTCATCGCGATGGCGTGCCATGGCGAACTGGCGCGTACCCGTCCGGCCGCGAAATATCTCACCGGCTTCTACGTCGCGCTGTCGTTCGGCGGCATGGTCGGCGGCCTGTTCGCCGGGTTGATCGCGCCGTTCACGTTCTCCTGGATCGCCGAATATCCGATCCTGCTGGCGCTGGCGGCGCTGTGCCGTCCGTCCGGCGGCAATGAGAGGCTGCCGCGCTGGAGCCAATGGTACTGGCCGTTTCTCGCCGCGCTGGCGGTGGCACTGATCCTTCCGGCCTTCTACACGGGCAAGATGTTCACCTGGCTCGATGAACATCGGGTCTGGGTGATCGGCGCGGTCGGCGTGCTCTCAGCCTTGCTGGCGCTCGGATTGAATGCCAACCGCTGGAAGATTTTCGCGACTGTCGTGGTGGCGCTGGTCCTGCTGCGGGCCTATCCGTCCGACGACGGGCGGGTGGAAACCGTACGCAGCTTCTTCGGCGTCCACAAGATCGTGGTGACGCCGAACGGCCAGTATCACGTGCTGATGCACGGCACCACGATCCACGGTGCCGAGAAATTCCAGAACGACGACGGCACCCCGGTGACCGGCCGGCCCGAGCCGATCACCTATTACCACAAGGACGGCGGCATCGGTCAGGCGATCGCGGCGGTGCGCGAACGTAAAGGCGCGCCGCTGCGGGCCGCGGTGATCGGCCTCGGCTCCGGCACGCTGACCTGCGCCTCCGAACCGGGCGAGAACTGGAAGTTCTTCGAGATCGACCAGTCGATGGTCGATACCGCGAAGGACCCGAAATACTTCACCTACATCCAGAAATGCGAGCCGGACCTGAAGCCCGTGATCGGCGATGCGCGGCTGACCTTCGCCAGGGAGCCTGATGGCATCTACGACCTGATCGTCATCGACGCCTATTCATCGGACGCGATCCCGATCCATCTTGCCACCGAAGAGGCGATGAAGATCTACAAGGACAAACTGGCGCCGCAAGGTGCTGTCGTGATGCACGTCTCCAACCGGCACCTGGAGCTGTCCAGTGTCGTGGTCGGCATTGCGGACGCCAACGACCTCAAGAGCTGGGTCTACAACGAGGATTCCGGGCGCGACAACGAATACATCTTCTCGACCTCGGTGGTGGTTTCGGCGCGCGAGGATGCGGATGTCGGCAAGCTGGCGTCGTCGGAAGACTGGGCGCTGGAGGAAGCCGACGAGCAGCAGCGGGTCTGGACCGACGATTATTCCAACGTGCTCGGCGCGGTGTGGCGGCGGCTGAAGAACGGGGAAGAGTAA
- a CDS encoding ABC transporter permease — translation MNFRAVRAIYLFEMARTWRTLLQSIVSPVVSTSLYFVVFGAAIGSRITSVEGVSYGTFIVPGLVMLSVLTQSIANASFGIYFPKFVGTIYEILSAPVSSFEIVLGYVGAAATKSIILGLIILATAALFVPLHILHPWWMLTFLVLTAVTFSLFGFIIGIWADGFEKLQMIPMLVVTPLTFLGGSFYSVNMLPSGWRTITLLNPVVYLISGFRWSFYEISDVSVGLSVGITLAFLGLCMVAVWWIFRTGYRLKN, via the coding sequence ATGAATTTCCGGGCCGTCCGCGCGATCTACCTGTTCGAAATGGCGCGCACCTGGCGCACGCTGCTGCAAAGCATCGTCTCGCCGGTGGTTTCCACCTCGCTGTATTTCGTGGTGTTCGGTGCTGCAATCGGCTCGCGAATCACCTCGGTCGAGGGCGTCAGCTACGGCACCTTCATCGTGCCGGGGCTGGTGATGTTGTCGGTGCTGACGCAGAGCATCGCCAACGCCTCGTTCGGCATCTACTTTCCGAAATTCGTCGGCACCATTTACGAAATATTGTCAGCGCCGGTGTCGTCTTTCGAGATCGTGCTCGGCTATGTCGGCGCCGCCGCGACCAAGTCGATCATCCTCGGCCTGATCATCCTCGCCACCGCCGCGCTGTTCGTGCCGCTGCACATCCTGCATCCCTGGTGGATGCTGACCTTCCTGGTGCTGACCGCCGTCACCTTCAGCCTGTTCGGCTTCATTATCGGCATCTGGGCCGACGGCTTCGAGAAGCTGCAGATGATCCCGATGCTGGTGGTGACGCCGCTGACCTTCCTCGGCGGCAGCTTCTACTCGGTCAACATGCTGCCGTCGGGCTGGCGCACCATCACGCTGCTCAATCCGGTGGTCTATCTGATCAGCGGCTTCCGCTGGAGCTTTTACGAAATCTCCGACGTCAGCGTGGGTCTCAGCGTCGGCATCACGCTGGCGTTCCTCGGCCTCTGCATGGTCGCGGTGTGGTGGATCTTCCGGACCGGGTACCGGCTGAAGAATTGA
- a CDS encoding L,D-transpeptidase, with amino-acid sequence MRSFLIAFAGLLLFATGAAQAKVSITVDKNAQLMTVAIDGVERYQWPVSTGLPSYETPNGSFKTFRMEADHYSREFDDAPMPHSIFFTKIGHAIHGTDSVSRLGSPASHGCVRLSRANAATLYALVEKEGVLNTTVNLTGSSQIALARNPRGRGNTAVARRDAAPQYNAAGDPIVLTPQPGEVAPQVESRAQADDGYIYPADGSSNEARYPAPRNRRLHGAQVYPREQYYYDRGYAPQYAPPGYYQPRPYYQPRGLFTYQD; translated from the coding sequence ATGCGTTCCTTCCTCATTGCTTTCGCCGGCCTGCTGCTGTTCGCCACCGGCGCCGCCCAAGCCAAGGTCTCCATCACCGTCGACAAGAATGCGCAGCTGATGACGGTCGCGATCGACGGCGTCGAGCGCTACCAGTGGCCGGTGTCGACCGGCCTGCCGTCCTACGAGACGCCGAATGGCAGCTTCAAGACCTTCCGCATGGAGGCAGACCACTACTCCAGGGAATTCGACGACGCGCCGATGCCGCATTCGATCTTCTTCACCAAGATCGGCCACGCCATTCACGGCACCGACTCGGTGAGCCGCCTCGGCAGCCCGGCCTCGCACGGCTGCGTGCGGCTGTCGCGCGCCAACGCTGCAACGCTGTATGCACTGGTGGAAAAAGAAGGCGTGCTCAACACCACCGTGAACCTGACCGGTTCCTCGCAGATCGCCCTGGCGCGCAACCCGCGGGGCCGCGGCAACACCGCCGTGGCGCGCCGCGACGCAGCGCCGCAATACAACGCCGCCGGCGATCCGATCGTGCTGACGCCGCAGCCGGGCGAGGTCGCGCCGCAGGTCGAGTCCCGGGCCCAAGCCGATGACGGCTATATCTATCCGGCCGACGGCTCTTCGAACGAAGCGCGCTATCCGGCGCCGCGCAACCGGCGCCTCCATGGCGCGCAGGTCTATCCGCGGGAGCAATATTACTACGATCGCGGCTATGCCCCGCAATACGCGCCGCCGGGCTACTATCAGCCGCGCCCGTATTATCAGCCGCGCGGATTGTTCACCTACCAAGACTGA
- a CDS encoding ISNCY family transposase gives MRFSSLLDRTEAKELTQEAASELLGINVRTFQRWAERFEAEGDDGLVDRRMGRRSPRRAPEEELERMLGLFRDKYADFTVKHFHEQLQKRHGYVLGYTVTKLALHAAGLVQKAPKRSAHRKKRPRRPLRGMLLHQDGSRHVWIEGLPAMDLIVTMDDATSEIYSMLLVEEEGTASTFRALGEVIGERGLFCALYTDRGSHYFYTPKAGAKVSKTQQTQVGRALSHLGIEHIAAYSPQARGRSERVFGTLQGRLPKDLRLAGIRTVEAANAWLKAHYIAEHNAAFAIVAEQQGTAFVADRHEAWREALCVIEERTVANDNTIAWSGRRLQLPESRLRPHFVKAVVRVHGYPDGTVGVFLGPHRLARFAADGQQISPDAPQPGSVLGAVKDKPLRARKCASLTAPARAAVEIARVGAEKRASSQTKKPTRGANLPPISMA, from the coding sequence ATGCGGTTTTCGAGTTTGCTGGATCGGACTGAGGCGAAGGAGCTGACGCAGGAGGCGGCGTCTGAGCTTCTGGGGATCAACGTGCGGACGTTCCAACGTTGGGCGGAACGCTTTGAGGCGGAGGGCGATGACGGGCTGGTCGACCGGCGCATGGGCCGGCGATCACCGAGGCGTGCGCCGGAGGAAGAGCTGGAGCGGATGCTGGGGCTGTTCCGGGACAAGTACGCCGATTTCACGGTGAAGCACTTCCACGAGCAGCTGCAAAAGCGACATGGCTATGTGCTGGGCTACACGGTGACGAAGCTGGCCTTGCATGCTGCGGGCTTGGTGCAGAAGGCGCCGAAGCGTTCGGCGCACCGCAAGAAGCGTCCGCGCCGGCCGCTTCGGGGCATGCTGCTTCACCAGGACGGGTCGCGCCACGTCTGGATCGAAGGTCTGCCGGCGATGGACCTGATCGTCACGATGGACGATGCGACGAGCGAGATCTACTCGATGCTGCTGGTCGAGGAAGAAGGGACGGCGTCGACGTTCCGGGCCTTGGGCGAGGTGATTGGCGAGCGTGGTCTGTTCTGCGCGCTCTACACCGATCGCGGCAGCCATTACTTCTACACCCCGAAGGCCGGCGCGAAGGTCTCGAAGACGCAACAAACCCAGGTGGGACGGGCTTTATCGCATCTTGGGATCGAGCATATCGCGGCCTATTCGCCGCAGGCGCGCGGGCGTTCAGAGCGGGTGTTCGGCACGCTGCAGGGCCGGCTGCCGAAGGATCTGCGGCTCGCCGGGATCAGGACGGTCGAGGCCGCCAATGCGTGGTTGAAGGCGCATTACATCGCCGAGCATAATGCGGCGTTTGCGATCGTGGCCGAACAGCAAGGCACGGCGTTCGTAGCCGACCGGCACGAGGCCTGGCGCGAAGCGCTGTGCGTGATCGAAGAGCGAACCGTCGCCAACGACAACACGATCGCATGGAGCGGCCGGCGGCTGCAGTTGCCGGAGAGCCGGCTCAGGCCCCACTTCGTCAAGGCCGTGGTGCGGGTTCACGGGTATCCCGATGGCACCGTGGGCGTGTTCCTTGGCCCGCACCGATTGGCGAGGTTTGCCGCCGATGGACAGCAGATCAGCCCCGACGCGCCTCAGCCTGGCAGCGTGCTCGGAGCCGTCAAGGACAAGCCCTTACGGGCGCGCAAGTGCGCGTCCTTGACCGCTCCTGCGCGCGCCGCCGTCGAGATAGCGCGGGTCGGGGCGGAGAAACGGGCTTCAAGTCAAACAAAGAAACCAACCCGAGGGGCTAACCTGCCACCAATATCCATGGCATGA
- a CDS encoding putative bifunctional diguanylate cyclase/phosphodiesterase yields MVDKLKTQNQSEASDRERQANSLAMLETHRRDLLLEAIARSAKELLRASDLTRSIPKVLEHIGLATSVGRMHMLEVDPTGPIDEGRIISHNLWSAAGISTPAGFNDARGRTMVEVGLQSWIPKLMRGESVAGLARDFEDPVRRFFELGGVKSAVAVPVFAEDQWWGLIGFDDCRSERKWSPREIDALRTLAELVGAAITQTRRLQKFSDANRIVENSPTMLYRLSAQPPFGLIYLSQNVRRYGYDAEELLASPSRWMQLIESEYHPAIAADIKSIIEGRVDSTLLEFRLKKSDGSLVWLEGRGYAVRDEKHRLVAIEGVLNDITERKSADEKIAAMVRTDLLTGLANRAAFIERLQLAFARSQRGANPFAVHYLDLDHFKDINDTLGHPAGDALLRAVADRLRGCVRETDLVARFGGDEFAVLQDDISDLVGVEAMATKIGASLAAPFSIDGNQVHTTASIGIVPYDSDADGPEAMMRKADLALYRAKDEGRNQFRFHMAELDRQLRERMMLAADLHLAIERQEFELYYQPQVELESGRIVGLEALIRWNHPTRGLLLPTVFIPIAETTGSILPIGKWAIEQACRQIRLWRDQGVVPPLVAVNISAAQFKGESDLDRIVANSLARFGVAPSALELELTESVLMETTQKHKGSLERLRQLGVRLAIDDFGTGYSSMSYLRRFPFDRIKIDKSFIDDVATQNESIKIVRAIVTLAEGLGMSTIAEGVESADQVDKLRELGCDQIQGFFFSNPRPAGEIAGLLAQKLEGGHSAAGYPPPNDDAASG; encoded by the coding sequence GTGGTCGACAAGCTGAAAACACAAAACCAGTCGGAGGCATCGGATCGCGAGCGGCAGGCCAATTCTCTCGCGATGCTGGAAACCCACCGCCGCGACCTGCTGCTTGAAGCCATCGCCAGAAGCGCGAAGGAATTGCTGCGCGCAAGCGACCTGACGCGCTCGATTCCGAAGGTGCTCGAGCATATCGGTCTCGCTACCAGCGTCGGCCGGATGCACATGCTCGAAGTCGATCCGACCGGGCCAATCGACGAGGGCCGCATCATAAGCCACAACCTGTGGAGTGCAGCCGGCATATCGACGCCTGCCGGCTTCAATGATGCGCGGGGCCGCACCATGGTCGAGGTCGGCCTTCAGTCATGGATTCCGAAGCTCATGCGGGGCGAGTCCGTCGCGGGACTCGCCCGGGATTTCGAGGATCCCGTGCGCCGATTCTTCGAGCTTGGCGGCGTCAAATCGGCGGTGGCGGTTCCCGTGTTTGCCGAGGACCAATGGTGGGGTCTGATCGGTTTCGATGATTGCCGCAGCGAACGCAAATGGTCACCGCGCGAGATCGATGCACTCAGGACGCTGGCGGAACTGGTTGGCGCGGCGATCACCCAAACGCGCCGCCTGCAGAAATTCTCCGACGCCAACCGCATCGTCGAAAACAGTCCGACGATGCTTTACCGGCTGAGCGCGCAGCCCCCGTTCGGGCTGATCTACCTGTCGCAAAACGTCCGGCGATACGGCTACGACGCCGAAGAACTGCTGGCGTCGCCGAGCAGATGGATGCAGCTCATCGAAAGCGAATACCATCCTGCTATCGCGGCCGACATCAAGTCCATCATAGAAGGAAGGGTGGATTCCACCCTGCTCGAATTCCGCCTGAAGAAGTCGGATGGCTCCCTCGTCTGGCTCGAAGGACGCGGATACGCAGTGCGCGACGAGAAGCACCGGCTCGTCGCTATCGAGGGCGTCCTCAACGATATCACCGAGCGAAAATCGGCAGACGAGAAGATCGCGGCCATGGTGCGAACCGATCTTCTGACCGGGCTCGCCAATCGGGCGGCCTTTATCGAACGGCTGCAACTGGCGTTCGCTCGCTCTCAACGCGGCGCCAATCCGTTCGCCGTACACTATCTCGATCTCGATCATTTCAAGGATATCAATGACACGCTGGGACATCCGGCCGGGGACGCGCTGCTGCGGGCGGTCGCCGATCGCCTCCGGGGCTGCGTGCGCGAAACCGACCTGGTCGCCCGCTTCGGCGGTGATGAGTTCGCGGTGCTGCAGGACGATATTTCCGACCTGGTCGGCGTCGAGGCGATGGCCACCAAGATCGGCGCCAGCCTTGCCGCACCTTTTTCGATCGATGGCAATCAGGTACATACGACCGCCAGCATCGGGATCGTCCCCTACGACTCGGACGCGGACGGGCCCGAGGCGATGATGAGGAAGGCCGACCTTGCGCTCTACCGGGCGAAGGACGAGGGGCGCAACCAGTTCCGCTTCCATATGGCCGAACTCGATCGGCAGTTGCGCGAGCGGATGATGCTCGCCGCCGACCTGCATCTGGCGATCGAGCGCCAGGAGTTCGAATTATACTACCAGCCGCAAGTGGAACTCGAATCCGGAAGGATCGTCGGGCTGGAGGCGCTGATCCGCTGGAACCATCCGACGCGCGGCTTGCTGCTGCCGACGGTCTTTATTCCGATCGCGGAAACCACCGGGAGCATCCTGCCGATCGGAAAATGGGCGATCGAGCAGGCCTGTCGGCAGATCAGACTCTGGCGAGACCAGGGGGTGGTGCCCCCGCTGGTGGCGGTGAACATCTCCGCCGCACAGTTCAAGGGGGAGTCCGACCTCGATCGGATCGTCGCGAACAGCCTCGCCAGGTTTGGCGTTGCCCCATCCGCGCTGGAGCTCGAGCTGACCGAATCGGTCTTGATGGAAACGACGCAGAAGCACAAGGGATCGCTTGAACGACTACGGCAGCTCGGAGTCCGGCTCGCCATCGACGATTTCGGTACCGGATATTCGTCGATGAGCTACCTGCGGCGATTCCCCTTCGACAGGATCAAGATCGACAAGTCGTTCATCGACGATGTGGCGACGCAAAACGAGAGCATCAAGATCGTTCGGGCGATCGTGACCCTCGCAGAGGGGCTAGGCATGTCCACGATCGCCGAAGGTGTGGAAAGTGCAGACCAGGTCGACAAGCTACGCGAGCTCGGCTGTGACCAGATCCAGGGTTTCTTTTTCTCGAATCCGCGCCCGGCGGGCGAGATCGCCGGATTGCTGGCGCAGAAGCTCGAAGGCGGGCATTCTGCGGCCGGATATCCGCCTCCCAACGACGACGCAGCGTCCGGCTGA